TTGATCACCTTGGCAACCACTGCTGTCTTAGTCTCCTGCTGTGTGGCAAGGTGCTGCTCTCCCCTCACCTCTCTGCAACATTGCTACTGGACCAGCCACCTCCAGAATGAGAGAGAACTCTTTGAACAAGCAGCAGAGCAGCACTCTCGGCTCCTCATCATGCACCGCATAAAGCAGCTATTTGGCTTCATTCCCGGGAGTGAAGATGTCAAACACATCCGTATTCCTTCTTGTCAGGACTGGAAAGATATTTCAGTACCCACTCTTTTATGCATGGGTGATGACTTGCGAGGTCACTATAGCTCCCTTGGAAATAGGGTGGATGAGGATAATGAGGAAGATAGATCAAGAGGTATTGAATTAAAACCTTGATTACAGCACCTTTCTCGAGTCAGGTTGCTTAGCAGATACTTGGCTTTTATGATCAGGGTGTTTCAATGTAAtctcttcatctttttctttctcttctgataTTTGTTTACGTAAGTCCAtctcaaatattatttctaaaatcaaTTTATTAGATAATTGTGCCAATCTCTCGTTTTGAAATTTTGCCAATGGTCTGGTAATGCCTAGAGTGGAATGTGAAGTCACGTGGAAATTTGCATCTGTGTTGTGTTACTTAGTAGCTGTGTGGAAATTAATATTTCTGCGTGCTATTTTGTCATCTGCACATTGTAGCTACCTCCTGGagttattatgagaattaaacaTGAGAATACAAAGTGTTCAGCACTGTGTCTTTCATCAAAATAGATGCTAATAAAtgttactttctctctttttcttttgcattccatGTCTTCTATCACTGTTTTTCCTGCCTCTATTTTCTGGTTTTATCAGTTTCCACCTTTATATAATATCCAGAACTTTTCGCAGCCTCCCCCTCTTTCTTCAGACCTAAATATCTGACCTTTTGGGAAGCAGGACAGAAACCCCTTTCTAATCTGGTAACATGTGAGGGAGAAGCCCATGCAGGAAGGTCTTGAGTTACCCTACTACAACCTGGGGACAATGATATATTATTGTATCATTATTAGTATCATGTTATTTGTAGCACCTCCATACTAGGAGCATTTTTATGGCCACTACATATAAAGTTTCTTCTGGAAAGCTTCTCCACTGTGCTCTACTACAGAGATACCATTTGTACCTTTTCATTACCAAATTGCACCTTTGCCCTCAAAATCCATTTGTGAAACCAAAACTGCAATCTGTACTTGTATATCCATTATCTGTAACTCCAAAAGAGAATAATTTCTGCCTGACGTTGCTCTGCCTGGCTTTACTAAATGCAGCCTACAGTATCTGGacaattttctaatttatctagATTATTTCTGTGATATATAGTGACTTTTGCCTGATTTTTGCTACATTCACTCAAGCAACTTGCTTATTAGCAAAAACAAGCTATCTGAGggcttctatttatttctttagtcAAAACAATACTTACTGGACAGTGGACCAACTGCCAATAGTCAATCCACTTTTCAAGATTCACTTTCAAGGAGACCAAGGAACTTGACTATACTATCTAAAATGCAATCAATTACTTGGTAATCTACTTTTACACAATTATGGAAGGTTCTATTTTGTATAAAGTTCTGGGTCCTTGAACTTAAGAagcagaaaatgatttttaaagaaattcaaatgttttcaggttttgttttgtaCTCCAA
This genomic stretch from Chlorocebus sabaeus isolate Y175 chromosome 13, mChlSab1.0.hap1, whole genome shotgun sequence harbors:
- the CALHM4 gene encoding calcium homeostasis modulator protein 4 isoform X2 codes for the protein MAPRSAKETFRINPNVAANLNAPSDVILVRDEIALLHRYQSQMLGWILITLATTAVLVSCCVARCCSPLTSLQHCYWTSHLQNERELFEQAAEQHSRLLIMHRIKQLFGFIPGSEDVKHIRIPSCQDWKDISVPTLLCMGDDLRGHYSSLGNRVDEDNEEDRSRGIELKP